One genomic region from Mycobacterium basiliense encodes:
- a CDS encoding phytoene desaturase family protein, translating into MSEYDAIVIGAGHNGLTAAVLLQRAGLRTVCLDAKLYAGGMASTVELFDGYKFEIAGSVQFPTSAVVIRELGLDTLPTVDLDVMAVALRGVGDDPLVQYTDPVKMFTHLNEVHGADAVTGMAGLLAWSQAPTRALGRFEADTLPKTFDEMYACATNEFERSAIDDMLFGSVTDVLDRYFPDREKHAAVRGSMTVLAVNTIYRGPATPGSAAALAFGLGIPDGDFVQMKKLRGGIGALTAHLCQLLESHGGEVRLRSKVTEILVDNGAAQGRVSGVRTESGDTLHAPIVVSAIAPDVTLNQLVDPALLPTDVRDRYARIDHRGSYLQMHFALQEAPAFAAPYEALNDPSMQASIGLFCTPEDVQQQWEDCRHGIVPADPTVVLQIPSVHDPDLAPPGKHAASAFAMWFPIEGGHEDGAYGAAKVEMGQRVIDKITRLAPNFERSIIRHTTFTPRHMGVMFGAPGGDYCHGLLHPDQIGQNRPGPKGFIGQPIPIAGLYLGSAGCHGGPGITFIPGFNAGRAALADL; encoded by the coding sequence ATGTCGGAATATGACGCCATAGTCATCGGCGCAGGTCACAACGGATTAACCGCGGCGGTGCTGCTGCAGCGAGCCGGGCTTCGCACCGTGTGCCTGGACGCCAAGCTCTACGCCGGCGGCATGGCCTCGACCGTGGAGCTATTCGACGGCTACAAGTTCGAGATCGCCGGCTCGGTGCAGTTCCCGACGTCCGCGGTGGTCATCCGCGAGCTTGGTCTGGATACCTTGCCGACGGTCGACCTGGACGTGATGGCGGTCGCATTGCGTGGTGTCGGTGACGATCCACTGGTCCAATACACCGACCCGGTCAAGATGTTTACCCACCTCAACGAGGTGCACGGGGCAGATGCGGTCACCGGGATGGCCGGCCTGTTGGCCTGGAGTCAGGCGCCCACACGAGCGCTGGGCCGCTTCGAGGCGGACACGCTGCCGAAGACCTTCGACGAGATGTACGCGTGCGCCACCAACGAATTCGAGCGCTCTGCGATCGACGACATGCTGTTTGGCTCGGTAACCGACGTGCTGGATCGCTACTTCCCGGACCGCGAGAAGCACGCAGCGGTACGCGGTTCGATGACCGTGCTAGCCGTCAATACCATCTACCGGGGACCGGCCACGCCCGGCAGCGCGGCCGCGCTCGCCTTCGGCCTCGGCATCCCCGACGGGGATTTCGTCCAAATGAAGAAGTTGCGCGGCGGCATCGGAGCGCTCACCGCTCACCTATGCCAACTGCTGGAGAGCCACGGTGGCGAGGTGCGGTTGCGATCCAAGGTGACCGAGATTCTGGTCGACAACGGTGCGGCCCAGGGCCGGGTGAGTGGTGTGCGCACCGAGTCGGGGGACACCCTGCACGCGCCGATCGTCGTGTCCGCTATCGCGCCTGACGTCACACTCAACCAGCTGGTCGACCCCGCGCTATTACCCACCGATGTCCGTGACCGCTATGCGCGTATCGACCACCGCGGCAGCTACTTACAGATGCATTTCGCCCTGCAGGAGGCACCGGCGTTTGCGGCACCCTATGAGGCGCTCAACGATCCGAGCATGCAGGCGTCCATTGGCCTGTTTTGCACACCGGAGGACGTGCAGCAGCAATGGGAGGATTGTCGGCACGGCATTGTGCCGGCCGACCCAACCGTGGTGCTGCAAATTCCCTCGGTGCACGATCCCGACCTGGCCCCCCCGGGCAAGCACGCCGCGTCGGCGTTCGCGATGTGGTTCCCCATCGAAGGCGGTCACGAGGACGGTGCCTACGGGGCGGCCAAGGTCGAAATGGGGCAACGCGTGATCGACAAGATCACTCGATTGGCACCCAACTTTGAACGCAGCATCATCCGGCATACCACCTTCACCCCACGGCACATGGGTGTGATGTTCGGTGCGCCGGGCGGCGACTATTGCCACGGGCTGCTGCACCCGGACCAGATCGGTCAGAATCGTCCGGGCCCGAAAGGCTTTATCGGCCAGCCGATCCCGATCGCCGGACTGTACCTGGGTAGCGCAGGATGTCACGGCGGACCGGGAATCACGTTCATTCCCGGCTTTAACGCCGGTCGCGCCGCACTGGCTGATCTCTAG
- a CDS encoding TetR/AcrR family transcriptional regulator gives MVRPAQTARSERTREALRQAALVRFLAQGVEDTSAEQIASDAGVSLRTFYRHFRSKHDLLFADYTGLNWFRAALAARPADEPIIDSVQSAIFAFPYDVEAVTKIAALRGDELDPGRIVRHIQEVQADFASAIAAQLQCRSCAAGQPRDARLRIAVTARCIAAAIFGAMEVWMLGEDRSLGELARVCHVALESLRVGLADSGTAHPVSS, from the coding sequence ATGGTGAGGCCAGCACAGACGGCGCGCAGCGAACGCACCCGAGAGGCGCTGCGGCAGGCCGCGCTGGTGCGGTTTTTGGCTCAGGGTGTGGAGGACACCTCCGCGGAGCAGATCGCCTCGGATGCCGGGGTATCGCTGCGCACCTTCTATCGGCATTTCCGGTCCAAGCATGACCTGCTGTTTGCTGACTACACCGGCTTGAACTGGTTCCGCGCTGCGCTGGCGGCCAGACCGGCCGACGAACCCATCATCGACTCCGTGCAGTCGGCGATCTTCGCATTTCCCTATGACGTTGAGGCCGTAACGAAAATCGCCGCGCTAAGGGGTGATGAGCTTGACCCGGGTCGCATCGTCCGACACATCCAGGAAGTTCAAGCCGACTTTGCCAGTGCGATCGCCGCCCAGCTGCAATGTCGTAGCTGCGCCGCGGGCCAGCCGCGCGATGCCCGGCTGCGGATCGCGGTGACCGCGCGCTGTATCGCGGCGGCAATCTTCGGGGCGATGGAGGTGTGGATGCTCGGCGAGGATCGCTCGCTCGGCGAGTTGGCGAGGGTCTGTCACGTGGCGCTGGAATCGCTGCGGGTCGGTCTCGCCGACTCCGGGACGGCGCATCCAGTTTCGTCATAA